One window from the genome of Cryptomeria japonica chromosome 6, Sugi_1.0, whole genome shotgun sequence encodes:
- the LOC131031437 gene encoding pentatricopeptide repeat-containing protein DOT4, chloroplastic isoform X1: MPRMSFQRVKLIHSFINGSGFTFATSTLFQNKLMNMYAKRQSLLDARNVFDRMAERDIFSWNTMIAAYGRHGFPQEALAFFHRMLLTGVQPDQFTFASLVLACAKMRRVEQAMEIHQTIIESGLLSDYVLGNALIDMYAKCGNICKARDLFDQMPHRSVVSWNAMIAGYAKNGVLEEASKLLKVMPSRDVFSWTALIAGYAQYGVLDEALKLFKEMPQRNVISWTAMIAGYAQNGFVEAALGTFKQMLFAGLKPNSATIASILPACAKVGALKQGMELHQRIIESGFLSSAVVVNALIDMYAKCGSINKARELFDNIRHPNVVAWTAMISGYAMHGYGKDALKLFELMNHYGTKPNHVTFVCVLFACSHAGLLDEGCKYFNHMGHFYNIKPTMDHDVCMVDLLGRAGYLEEALNFIIKMPVKPDLVLWMCLLSTCKLYKNIDLGEFAATLIFELDPKDAAPYVLMSDIYAELGRWGEIQNMWKLIKDGEIKKKPGCSWIEVHKMIHAFSFGDLSHPQAHTIYTKLDNSSL; this comes from the coding sequence ATGCCAAGGATGAGTTTTCAAAGAGTAAAGCTTATCCACTCTTTCATTAATGGCAGTGGATTTACATTTGCTACAAGCACACtttttcaaaataaacttatgaACATGTATGCCAAGCGTCAAAGTTTGTTGGATGCCCGTAATGTTTTCGACCGCATGGCAGAACGAGACATTTTCTCATGGAATACGATGATTGCAGCTTATGGAAGACATGGATTTCCTCAAGAGGCATTGGCATTCTTTCATCGAATGCTATTGACAGGAGTTCAACCGGATCAGTTCACATTTGCCAGCCTCGTCCTAGCTTGTGCCAAAATGAGACGCGTGGAACAGGCTATGGAAATTCACCAAACAATAATTGAAAGCGGATTACTGTCAGATTATGTACTTGGTAATGCgttgatagacatgtatgcaaaatgtggaaatataTGCAAGGCACGCGATTTGTTTGACCAAATGCCTCATCGAAgcgtggtctcatggaatgcaatgattgcaggatatgccaaAAATGGTGTTCTGGAAGAGGCCTCAAAGCTTCTTAAAGTAATGCCTTCACGTGATGTGTTCTCATGGACTGCATTGATTGCAGGATACGCACAATATGGTGTTCTTGACGAGGCTTTAAAACTTTTCAaagaaatgcctcaaagaaatgtgatctcatggaCTGCGATGATAGCAGGATATGCGCAAAATGGGTTTGTTGAAGCAGCCTTGGGGACTTTTAAGCAAATGCTGTTTGCAGGTTTAAAGCCAAACTCAGCAACAATCGCTAGCATCCTCCCAGCGTGTGCTAAAGTAGGAGCGTTGAAACAGGGTATGGAGCtccatcaaagaataattgaaagtggcttTTTGTCCTCTGCAGTAGTTGTGAATGCGCTGATAGACATGTATGCTAAGTGCGGAAGCATAAATaaggcacgtgaattgtttgacaatattcGTCATCCAAATGTGGTCGCATGGACTGCAATGATCTCAGGGTATGCAATGCATGGCTATGGCAAGGATGCCCTCAAACTCTTTGAACTAATGAATCACTATGGAACCAAACCCAACCATGTAActtttgtttgtgttttgtttGCATGTAGTCATGCAGGTCTATTAGATGAGGGCTGTAAATACTTCAATCACATGGGTCACTTTTATAACATAAAGCCTACAATGGATCATGATGTAtgcatggttgaccttcttggcCGTGCTGGCTACCTTGAGGAGGCCCTGAACTTCATCATCAAAATGCCAGTAAAACCTGATTTGGTTTTGTGGATGTGTTTGCTAAGCACTTGTAAGTTATATAAGAACATAGATTTAGGAGAATTCGCTGCAACTCTCATTTTTGAGTTGGATCCTAAAGATGCTGCACCTTATGTTCTTATGTCAGATATTTATGCAGAATTGGGCAGGTGGGGTGAAATTCAAAATATGTGGAAATTGATAAAAgatggagaaataaaaaaaaaaccgGGCTGTAGTTGGATTGAAGTACATAAAATGATACATGCTTTTAGTTTTGGAGACTTATCACACCCACAAGCACACACAATCTATACAAAGTTGGATAATTCGTCCTTGTAG
- the LOC131031437 gene encoding pentatricopeptide repeat-containing protein At2g13600 isoform X2, translating to MPRMSFQRVKLIHSFINGSGFTFATSTLFQNKLMNMYAKRQSLLDARNVFDRMAERDIFSWNTMIAAYGRHGFPQEALAFFHRMLLTGVQPDQFTFASLVLACAKMRRVEQAMEIHQTIIESGLLSDYVLGNALIDMYAKCGNICKARDLFDQMPHRSVVSWNAMIAGYAKNGVLEEASKLLKVMPSRDVFSWTALIAGYAQYGVLDEALKLFKEMPQRNVISWTAMIAGYAQNGFVEAALGTFKQMLFAGLKPNSATIASILPACAKVGALKQGMELHQRIIESGFLSSAVVVNALIDMYAKCGSINKARELFDNIRHPNVVAWTAMISGHAGLLDEGCKYFNHMGHFYNIKPTMDHDVCMVDLLGRAGYLEEALNFIIKMPVKPDLVLWMCLLSTCKLYKNIDLGEFAATLIFELDPKDAAPYVLMSDIYAELGRWGEIQNMWKLIKDGEIKKKPGCSWIEVHKMIHAFSFGDLSHPQAHTIYTKLDNSSL from the exons ATGCCAAGGATGAGTTTTCAAAGAGTAAAGCTTATCCACTCTTTCATTAATGGCAGTGGATTTACATTTGCTACAAGCACACtttttcaaaataaacttatgaACATGTATGCCAAGCGTCAAAGTTTGTTGGATGCCCGTAATGTTTTCGACCGCATGGCAGAACGAGACATTTTCTCATGGAATACGATGATTGCAGCTTATGGAAGACATGGATTTCCTCAAGAGGCATTGGCATTCTTTCATCGAATGCTATTGACAGGAGTTCAACCGGATCAGTTCACATTTGCCAGCCTCGTCCTAGCTTGTGCCAAAATGAGACGCGTGGAACAGGCTATGGAAATTCACCAAACAATAATTGAAAGCGGATTACTGTCAGATTATGTACTTGGTAATGCgttgatagacatgtatgcaaaatgtggaaatataTGCAAGGCACGCGATTTGTTTGACCAAATGCCTCATCGAAgcgtggtctcatggaatgcaatgattgcaggatatgccaaAAATGGTGTTCTGGAAGAGGCCTCAAAGCTTCTTAAAGTAATGCCTTCACGTGATGTGTTCTCATGGACTGCATTGATTGCAGGATACGCACAATATGGTGTTCTTGACGAGGCTTTAAAACTTTTCAaagaaatgcctcaaagaaatgtgatctcatggaCTGCGATGATAGCAGGATATGCGCAAAATGGGTTTGTTGAAGCAGCCTTGGGGACTTTTAAGCAAATGCTGTTTGCAGGTTTAAAGCCAAACTCAGCAACAATCGCTAGCATCCTCCCAGCGTGTGCTAAAGTAGGAGCGTTGAAACAGGGTATGGAGCtccatcaaagaataattgaaagtggcttTTTGTCCTCTGCAGTAGTTGTGAATGCGCTGATAGACATGTATGCTAAGTGCGGAAGCATAAATaaggcacgtgaattgtttgacaatattcGTCATCCAAATGTGGTCGCATGGACTGCAATGATCTCAGG TCATGCAGGTCTATTAGATGAGGGCTGTAAATACTTCAATCACATGGGTCACTTTTATAACATAAAGCCTACAATGGATCATGATGTAtgcatggttgaccttcttggcCGTGCTGGCTACCTTGAGGAGGCCCTGAACTTCATCATCAAAATGCCAGTAAAACCTGATTTGGTTTTGTGGATGTGTTTGCTAAGCACTTGTAAGTTATATAAGAACATAGATTTAGGAGAATTCGCTGCAACTCTCATTTTTGAGTTGGATCCTAAAGATGCTGCACCTTATGTTCTTATGTCAGATATTTATGCAGAATTGGGCAGGTGGGGTGAAATTCAAAATATGTGGAAATTGATAAAAgatggagaaataaaaaaaaaaccgGGCTGTAGTTGGATTGAAGTACATAAAATGATACATGCTTTTAGTTTTGGAGACTTATCACACCCACAAGCACACACAATCTATACAAAGTTGGATAATTCGTCCTTGTAG